Proteins co-encoded in one Corylus avellana chromosome ca9, CavTom2PMs-1.0 genomic window:
- the LOC132162048 gene encoding probable proteasome inhibitor isoform X1 — MANEKTVMAVIRAARPSFRNNHDKIAFAVHASFLASGYVLTATGPAASSDTAFSSPSTDEVGMDNWQELDDEYAFVYTNPEKGSKKVLVKCLAMHDKLLVDALAEGASEPVHLEISVGDYAVENGGTNYSTRFKNLEELVKSLDALILSKLDGSSRPSSSNDSSSETSEASRSNIIGVPFGRPPGPQVHPSGILYPSINPIGGSDLFPGPGAGMYPTRGDFGIGGSMLLGPNDPSWLGGVAGDPAFPGGQLGVPPGARFDPYGPPGVPGFEPNRFSRAPRRPGSGTHPDLEHFGSGSDFI, encoded by the exons ATGGCGAACGAGAAGACGGTGATGGCGGTCATCAGGGCAGCGAGGCCGTCCTTCCGCAACAACCACGACAAGATCGCATTCGCGGTCCACGCCTCCTTCCTCGCCTCCGGCTACGTTCTCACTGCCACCGGACCCGCCGCCTCCTCCGACACTGCCTTTTCCTCTCCGTCCACCG ATGAGGTGGGCATGGACAACTGGCAGGAGCTAGACGATGAGTACGCGTTCGTGTATACGAACCCTGAGAAGGGTTCGAAGAAAGTGCTAGTGAAGTGCCTTGCGATGCACGATAAGTTACTGGTCGATGCTCTGGCTGAAGGGGCTTCCGAGCCGGTTCATCTAGAAATTAG TGTCGGAGACTATGCTGTAGAAAACGGGGGCACTAATTATTCTACGCGGTTCAAGAATCTGGAGGAGCTGGTAAAGAGTCTGGATGCTCTGATTCTGTCTAAATTGGACGGTTCTTCGCGACCCAGTTCAAGTAATGATTCAAG TTCGGAAACCAGTGAAGCATCAAGAAGTAACATAATTGGTGTTCCATTTGGCAGACCTCCAGGCCCTCAAGTTCATCCTTcagg AATCCTATATCCTTCTATAAATCCCATTGGTGGTAGTGATCTCTTTCCTGGGCCTGGTGCTGGAATGTACCCAACCAG GGGTGATTTTGGAATTGGTGGGAGCATGCTTCTAG GACCCAATGATCCAAGCTGGCTTGGTGGAGTTGCGGGAGATCCTGCTTTCCCTGGAGGACAACT GGGTGTACCTCCAGGTGCTCGTTTTGATCCCTATGGCCCACCTGGTGTTCCTGGTTTTGAGCCTAATCGTTTTTCAAG AGCCCCACGGAGGCCTGGGAGTGGGACACATCCCGATCTCGAGCATTTTGGGAGCGGTTCAGATTTTATTTAG
- the LOC132162048 gene encoding probable proteasome inhibitor isoform X2, which translates to MANEKTVMAVIRAARPSFRNNHDKIAFAVHASFLASGYVLTATGPAASSDTAFSSPSTDEVGMDNWQELDDEYAFVYTNPEKGSKKVLVKCLAMHDKLLVDALAEGASEPVHLEISVGDYAVENGGTNYSTRFKNLEELVKSLDALILSKLDGSSRPSSSNDSSSETSEASRSNIIGVPFGRPPGPQVHPSGGDFGIGGSMLLGPNDPSWLGGVAGDPAFPGGQLGVPPGARFDPYGPPGVPGFEPNRFSRAPRRPGSGTHPDLEHFGSGSDFI; encoded by the exons ATGGCGAACGAGAAGACGGTGATGGCGGTCATCAGGGCAGCGAGGCCGTCCTTCCGCAACAACCACGACAAGATCGCATTCGCGGTCCACGCCTCCTTCCTCGCCTCCGGCTACGTTCTCACTGCCACCGGACCCGCCGCCTCCTCCGACACTGCCTTTTCCTCTCCGTCCACCG ATGAGGTGGGCATGGACAACTGGCAGGAGCTAGACGATGAGTACGCGTTCGTGTATACGAACCCTGAGAAGGGTTCGAAGAAAGTGCTAGTGAAGTGCCTTGCGATGCACGATAAGTTACTGGTCGATGCTCTGGCTGAAGGGGCTTCCGAGCCGGTTCATCTAGAAATTAG TGTCGGAGACTATGCTGTAGAAAACGGGGGCACTAATTATTCTACGCGGTTCAAGAATCTGGAGGAGCTGGTAAAGAGTCTGGATGCTCTGATTCTGTCTAAATTGGACGGTTCTTCGCGACCCAGTTCAAGTAATGATTCAAG TTCGGAAACCAGTGAAGCATCAAGAAGTAACATAATTGGTGTTCCATTTGGCAGACCTCCAGGCCCTCAAGTTCATCCTTcagg GGGTGATTTTGGAATTGGTGGGAGCATGCTTCTAG GACCCAATGATCCAAGCTGGCTTGGTGGAGTTGCGGGAGATCCTGCTTTCCCTGGAGGACAACT GGGTGTACCTCCAGGTGCTCGTTTTGATCCCTATGGCCCACCTGGTGTTCCTGGTTTTGAGCCTAATCGTTTTTCAAG AGCCCCACGGAGGCCTGGGAGTGGGACACATCCCGATCTCGAGCATTTTGGGAGCGGTTCAGATTTTATTTAG